The nucleotide sequence GTCCTGAGTCCGTCACAGGCCGCTCTCAAACCCCTGTCGGACATCCACAACAGAGCACCGTTTCCCAGCAGAGGAAACTTCGAGAGCCCGCACAGCCCGAGCCGGTGCGGCGTGCCCGGGCGTCGGTCCGGATGCTCGGTGCTGGTAAACCGGGGGATGTCGAAGCGCTGGCCGCTTCCGCCTTCAGAGCGCTGGCCCGTCCTCCTCGACCCCAGCGCCTGCCAGTCTCCCCCTTTCTCTCGGAGCCCTGCCCTCGCAGTCTCTCGCCCACCGCCGCTGAGAGGATCCAGGCTCCGTGCTGTTCTACCCAGAGGGGACCGCAGAGGCGACATCTGCGGCCCCCCTGACTCGGAAGCGAACAAAGGAAACCCAGCCCTCCCGGGCGCTCAGGTTTCCCCCAAAACTCCTCGGCTTCCCGGAGCGCCCTCGCCGCCGCCGTCACCTCCCCGGGCTCTTCCGAATCTCGTTCGGACACTCTACAGCAAATGGATGGAGCCGGGCCAGGTGGACACGGGTGTTCGCGCGAGGAGGGCGGAGGCGGAGACGGGTTAAAATAAGCTCGCCTTCTGCGTGCCAGAGAAAAGTCTGCGACTGGAGACCCCTTTCCCATCCCGGGCGGCGGCGCGGACCGCCAGACCGACCCGCCGCGGCCCCGGGACACGCGCGAGGTAGCAGGAAGAGGAGCAATTCTTTCTGGGCGTGGGGCACCAGATAATGAGGCGCCAGCTCTTCCAAAGCCCGATTTTCTGtgaatttcttttgaaaactcCTCCCTAGTACACAACTAGCGCGGAATGAAGCGGCGACCTCTCGCCCAAAAGCCTACCAGGAGAGAGCGAGAAAGGAACGCGGCGGGAGTGGGGGCAGAGCAGACGTCTCAGACCAGCTCCACCCCTCTGGGGACCAAAAGGACAGAGGTTCGCTACCCTCAGCCCCCACCGAACCCCTTTCCTCGAAACACCAATCAACACTTCCCTTGTAGTGGATCTTGAAACTCActccgcacccccacccccactcatcaCCCCAGCCAACCAGGGAGGCATGAAAAACAAACCTAGCGCCAGTATTTCCTATGACACTCACACCCCAAGAAACCCACGCGCGGGCGCTCAAATCAAATGACTCCCCATCCCTAGCAAGCGATCGCAGAGTTCATGAACTTTGCTGCAGTACCGCGGAAGCCTGGGCGCCGCCCCGCGGACGGGCTCCAGCCGGCGGGGAGGACGCGGTGGCGGGTGCCAGCCGGGGCGAGAAGGGGCGGAGGGGAAAGGAAGGCTTCCCGGGGTCGCCCGCGCAGCGGGAAGCACGCCGCGTACCTTTCCTTGGCCTCGGCGGCCCGGTCTCTTTGCCTCCGGTTCTTAAACCAGTTGCTGACCTGGGTGGTGGTGAGCCCAGTGGCCTCGGCCAGCTCCCGCTTCTCACGAGGCGAGGGGTACGGATTGTGAGCGTACCACTCCCGCAGCACACCCCGGGACTTCTCTTTGAAGCAGTAGCTGGTCTCCTCGCCATCCCAGATGGTGCGCGGCAGCGGGAATTTTCGGCGCACCCGATATTTGCCCACCGCGCCCAGCGGCCGGCCGCGCAGCTTCTCGGCCTCTACGTAGTGCGCCTTCAGCCACAGTTGCTGCAGCTTGGGATGGTTGTGTGGCGAGAACTGGTGGCTCTCCAGGATCTTGTAGAGCTCGCGGAAGTTCCCGCGGTGGAAGGCAACCACGGCCTTGGCCTTGAGCACGCTTTCGTTCTTGTGCAGGTGGTCGCAGGCGGGGAGCGACCACAGGAACCTACCCAGACGCTCCAGGTTCCCGCCTTGCTGCAGAACTTCGCACACGCACGCCACTTGCTCCTGCGTGAAGCCGAACGACGGCAGCATCGACATGGCTGGGGCCTGCCGAGGTGCACTGCCCGGGCGCACGCGGCAGGGAGCAGCGCCGAAAAGTCAGGGGGCGGCAGCTTCAGAGAGGGGGGTGCAGCTGCTCCTAACCCCCTTCCTAGGATTTCCGCAGGCGAAAAAGCTGGTCGAAATTTAGGGCTGGGCGgccaaggaagaaggaggaggggggcgCGCTGTACACTCAGCGGCCGGCTCTCTCCGCAGCCTTTTGGGCCTCTCTGGCTCCGGCCTCCCGCCGGGTTGATGCTGCTCGTTGCCGGGGAACTTGGTTTCTGTTCTCCCCGCAGCTGCCTTAAAGCGCGCAGCGTCCCCGGCGCGCTGATTGGCTGCGGGCGGCGCCTATCCGGGGCTGGCCAGCCCGCGCGCCGCTGGGCCAGGCAGCGAGGCTGCGCCGCCCTGCGCGGGGAGGGCGCGGCAGTGGAGCCCGGGATAGGGAGTGGTGGGAGGAGAAGGACCctgagaggtgggaagcagggtgagaggggggaggagagagccgGGCTGCCCAGGGGCGGGGGATGAGTGGGTGAGCGCGTCAGGACCCTGCAACGTGAGCCCCCTCTCCAGTGTCACCTAAGGGCAGCCGTGCACATCTCTGCACAAATCAATGACTCCAGACCGTAtaattcctcttctctccctccgtacccctgtccctgtcccttgcAGACTTGCCCTTTCCCGGTGAGCTCATATTTAATTACCTTAATgttggaatgaataaataatggatTGATGAATAGCTTAGGGAACGCGATAAATAATACAAGATcagagctgggctctgggctgcaGCCTCTAGAAGAGTGGCTTCTCCCCGGCTGACTTCAGCTCTAGGAGCCTAATTTCCTCCACCGTTCTTCCTCGTTCCCACCGCCGTGCAAAGGGCACAAGTATTCCCGGGGGATAGCGCTTCCTCATTTTCAAGAGGCCGCGACTATCAGGGACTATGCGAAGAGCTGTTTAGTGCATTGTTGCTGAGCAAATAAAGATTCTGAGGGCTCATTTGTGATTTGGTATCTTAATGTTCTGTGGTTTAAGCAGGCAGCCTTTtggactcagtttccccactggcGGTTTGCGTTTTCCAAGGCCACCTCTGCTACAAGGAATGCCAAGAAGCTTTACTTGCTATTAGCAAAAATGCTTTGGGGCCCTCCTACGAAAGGCGCTGGAAGGGgtgtaaattaaataaaactgtgTCCGGCTCCAATAGCCATCTGATTGTAACCTAATCCTTGCCCTGCTCTGAGAGGGACACTGCCCTCAAAGCCAGGATGACAGAGGCTCCAGGAAGATTAAAtaaagaggggtgtgtgtgtgtgtgtgtgtgtgtgtgtgtgtgtgtaggttgcAATGCTGGCCTATTTTACTGCCAGGGAAGGAGATATGTCCTGCAATTTCAGTCCCATCATCtgttattttgtgtatatgtggAGAATGTTTAGTAAAACTGTACAAACAAATGAAGCTGTAATTATCTTAAGCCTCATTTGCACACCTTGTTCCAAAGcaattattaaaaagattttgaaaacaaTTAGCATCTCTAAACAAAGATAATCTATTGTCAGTAGCTGAGACTGGTAGCAGATAAGAACAATGCGGGAAGATAAGGGGAGCAGAATGGTAGAAGGAGAGTGACTTTATAACTATACTTATCTCTGATTAGATAAGTTCAAAACAGAATCTTAAGTACACTtcaaaaaaatgcttttgatttAAATGCATCCTCTTAGTGAATGCGAAGAAAAAACTGTAGGCTCTTTAAACTTGCTtgtcttcttcaaatgttttgaTTACATGAGCCTGAGCCCAGCTCCACAAAACCATTTATATATTAAGACATAAGTGGGAGAAGGAGCACTGCATAGGTTTCCCCTTGTATTATTTATATGGTTTCAAAATAATGTGCCCAGTTCAGTGCACCCTGAAGCATTTTAAATTCATGAAGGGCTTCACCTTCTTGGCTGTTTCTCCAGAGATTCCAAGTAGAGAGACGCTGTCTCTCCTCTGA is from Mustela lutreola isolate mMusLut2 chromosome 7, mMusLut2.pri, whole genome shotgun sequence and encodes:
- the SIX1 gene encoding homeobox protein SIX1; the encoded protein is MSMLPSFGFTQEQVACVCEVLQQGGNLERLGRFLWSLPACDHLHKNESVLKAKAVVAFHRGNFRELYKILESHQFSPHNHPKLQQLWLKAHYVEAEKLRGRPLGAVGKYRVRRKFPLPRTIWDGEETSYCFKEKSRGVLREWYAHNPYPSPREKRELAEATGLTTTQVSNWFKNRRQRDRAAEAKERENTENNNSSSNKQNQLSPLEGGKPLMSSSEEEFSPPQSPDQNSVLLLQGNMGHARSSNYSLPGLTASQPSHSLQAHQHQLQDSLLGPLTSSLVDLGS